A genomic window from Purpureocillium takamizusanense chromosome 2, complete sequence includes:
- the SPF1 gene encoding putative cation-transporting ATPase 1 (COG:P~EggNog:ENOG503NV0M~TransMembrane:10 (i20-38o58-82i202-219o225-242i411-430o1046-1066i1078-1096o1108-1131i1191-1211o1231-1249i)) gives MAPPLVDNPQIRQAELLKPLPFHFHAYVWPFVVIWPIFLRYYLTPNLYEKHIGAPEWTFVWCGTIITIQSLVWLSTHWSVALDARFRATRAKDVQDAQLIKVLPIANAGSGEICKIVRDKAGGKTNVSFLFQKRRFLYSPETGSFSTLQYDIDTEPKPSIGHFQSSRGLEKQSDISRLEQHYGANTFDIPVPTFTELFKEHAVAPFFVFQIFCVGLWLLDDYWYYSLFTLFMLVAFESTVVWQRQRTLNEFRGMSIKPYDIWVFRLGKWTEIQTDALLPGDLVSVGRTKEDSGVACDMLLVEGSAIVNEAMLSGESTPLLKDSVQLRPSDVPLDSEGLDKNAFLWGGTKVLQVTHGNPEQEKPALVSGVPPPPDKGAMAVVIKTGFETSQGSLVRTMIYSTERVSANNFEALLFILFLLIFAIAASWYVWDEGVRKNRKRSKLLLDCVLIVTSVVPPELPMELSLAVNTSLAALSKLAIFCTEPFRIPYGGRIDVACFDKTGTLTGEDLVVEGIAGLGLTNADVNDKKEADGAHSNMTAVTDASLETQLVLATAHALVKLDEGDIVGDPMEKATLTSLGWALGRNDVLQSTAKAGNTQGTVQIKRRFQFSSALKRQSSVAMVTGVHAQTGKKIRGTFVGVKGAPETIMKMLVDVPADYEETFKYFTRKGSRVLALAYKQLTVDTELGSGRINDLKREKVECDLTFAGFLVLHCPLKEDAKEAVQMLNESSHRVVMITGDNPLTAVHVAREVEIVDREVLILDAPEDKSGGHTLIWKSVDDKVTIPVDPSKPIDAEILKTKDLCVTGYALAQFKDQAGWNSLLRHTWVYARVSPKQKEDILLGLKDMGYYTLMAGDGTNDVGALKQAHIGIALLNGTKEDLTRIAEHTRNTKMKEMYQKQCDLMKRFNQPTPPVPVMIAHLYPPGPTNPNYMKAIEREAKAKKMTPEEYAAKQGHPAETIVSPGAQSLTNSDPRNARQADVNKKAAGLADKLASGMLEAELGDDEPPTLKLGDASVAAPFTSKLRDVMAIPNIIRQGRCTLVATIQMYKILALNCLISAYSLSVLYLEGIKFGDTQYTISGMLMSVCFLSISRARVVEGLSKERPQPNIFNVYIIGSILGQFAVHIVTLIYISRLCDKIEPRSTDGLDLEAEFEPSLLNSAIYLLQLIQQVSTFAINYQGRPFREALSENKAMFYGIVGVSGLAFVCALELIPEINEGMKLVPFTEEFKFKMAASMIIDYGLCFVIEKGLKWGFSDYRPRDIADRRPEQLEREAARKAVIAQQKADEEERQRLEKVADFERQVEERKRKLREWREGRARA, from the exons atggcgccgcccctCGTTGATAACCCGCAGATACGGCAGGCCGAGCTGTTGAAGCCGCTGCCTTTCCACTTCCACGCCTACGTCTGGcccttcgtcgtcatctggcCCATCTTCCTCCGGTACTACCTAACCCCCAACCTTTACGAGAAGCACATCGGCGCTCCGGAATGGACGTTTGTCTGGTGCGgaaccatcatcaccatccagTCGCTCGTCTGGTTGAGCACCCACTGGAgcgtcgccctcgatgcGCGCTTCCGCGCCACCAGGGCCAAGGATGTGCAGGACGCCCAGCTGATCAAGGTTCTCCCCATCGCCAACGCTGGGTCTGGCGAAATTTGCAAGATTGTCCGCGACAAG GCTGGTGGCAAGACGAATGTTTCGTTCCTCTTCCAGAAGCGCCGTTTCCTCTACAGCCCGGAGACCGGCTCCTTCAGCACCCTCCAGTACGACATCGACACCGAGCCAAAGCCGTCTATTGGACACTTCCAGTCATCGCGCGGCCTTGAGAAGCAGTCCGATATCtcgcgcctcgagcagcacTACGGCGCAAACACGTTCGACATCCCCGTCCCGACCTTCACCGAGCTTTTCAAGGAGCATGCCGTCGCCCCGTTCTTTGTCTTCCAGATCTTCTGTGTTGGCCTTTGGTTGCTCGACGACTACTGGTATTACTCGCTGTTCACTCTCTTCATGCTTGTCGCTTTTGAGAGCACCGTTGTgtggcagcgccagcgcacCTTGAACGAGTTCCGCGGCATGAGTATCAAGCCATATGATATCTGGGTTTTCCGTTTGGGCAAGTGGACCGAGATCCAGACCGATGCTCTCCTCCCCGGTGACCTCGTATCCGTCGGACGGACCAAGGAGGACAGCGGAGTTGCCTGTGACATGCTTCTAGTGGAAGGCagcgccatcgtcaacgaaGCCATGCTGTCCGGAGAGAGCACACCGTTGCTCAAGGACTCTGTTCAGCTTCGGCCATCGGATGTGCCCCTCGACTCCGAGGGCTTGGACAAGAATGCCTTCCTCTGGGGCGGCACCAAGGTTCTTCAGGTCACACACGGCAACCCGGAACAAGAAAAGCCGGCTCTGGTGTCGGGcgtgccgcctcctcccgacaagggcgccatggccgttgTTATCAAGACTGGCTTCGAAACTTCGCAAGGCAGCTTGGTTCGCACCATGATTTATTCGACCGAGCGCGTCTCGGCCAACAACTTCGAGGCTCTTCTCTTCATTCTGTTCCTGCTCAtcttcgccatcgccgcctcttGGTACGTCTGGGATGAGGGTGTTCGCAAGAACCGCAAGCGCTCGAAACTGCTTTTGGACTGCGTCTTGATCGTCACCAGTGTTGTGCCACCCGAGCTGCCCATGGAACTCAGCCTTGCAGTCAACACCAGTCTGGCCGCCCTGTCTAAGCTGGCTATTTTCTGCACCGAGCCCTTCCGCATCCCCTATGGCGGTCGCATCGACGTAGCCTGCTTCGACAAGACAGGTACTCTTACTGGCGAAGACCTTGTCGTCGAAGGTATCGCTGGTCTGGGACTCACCAATGCCGATGTGAacgacaagaaggaggcTGATGGTGCCCACTCCAACATGACCGCTGTCACCGACGCTAGCCTCGAGActcagctcgtcctcgccacaGCACACGCATTGGTCAAACTCGATGAAGGTGACATTGTGGGCGACCCGATGGAGAAGGCAACTCTCACGTCTCTTGGCTGGGCTCTTGGCCGCAACGATGTGCTCCAGAGCACCGCCAAGGCTGGAAACACCCAGGGCACCGTTCAGATCAAGCGCAGGTTCCAATTCTCGTCGGCACTCAAGCGCCAAAgctccgtcgccatggtCACTGGTGTCCATGCTCAGACTGGCAAGAAGATCAGGGGTACCTTTGTCGGTGTCAAGGGCGCCCCCGAGACGATCATGAAGATGCTCGTTGACGTGCCCGCTGACTACGAGGAAACGTTCAAGTACTTTACCCGCAAGGGTTCTCGCGTTCTGGCCCTGGCATACAAGCAGCTCACTGTCGATACTGAGCTAGGTTCCGGTAGGATCAATGATTTGAAGCGCGAGAAGGTCGAATGCGACCTCACTTTCGCTGGCTTCCTTGTCCTGCACTGCCCGCTCAAGGAGGACGCCAAAGAAGCCGTCCAGATGCTCAACGAGAGCAGCCACCGCGTCGTCATGATTACCGGCGACAATCCCTTGACCGCCGTGCACGTCGCGCGTGAGGTGGAGATTGTCGACCGCGAGGTTCTGATTCTGGATGCGCCGGAGGACAAGAGTGGTGGCCATACGCTCATCTGGAAGAGTGTTGACGACAAGGTCACCATCCCAGTCGACCCGTCAAAgcccatcgacgccgagatcCTCAAGACCAAGGACTTGTGCGTCACTGGATACGCTCTTGCTCAATTCAAGGATCAAGCCGGTTGGAACTCTCTGTTGCGTCACACCTGGGTCTATGCTCGAGTCTCCCCCAAGCAAAAGGAGGATATTCTTCTCGGTCTCAAGGACATGGGTTACTACACCCTcatggctggcgatggtACCAATGATGTTGGCGCTCTCAAGCAAGCCCACATTGGCATTGCCCTTCTGAACGGCACCAAGGAGGACCTGACGCGAATCGCCGAGCACACCCGCAACACCAAGATGAAGGAGATGTATCAGAAGCAGTGCGACCTCATGAAGCGCTTCAACCAACCCACCCCGCCGGTTCCTGTCATGATTGCTCACCTTTATCCTCCTGGCCCGACGAACCCCAACTACATGAAGGCCATCGAGCGCGAGGCAAAGGCAAAGAAGATGACCCCCGAGGAATATGCCGCCAAGCAAGGTCACCCAGCTGAGACGATTGTGTCTCCCGGCGCGCAGAGCCTGACCAATAGTGACCCTCGCAATGCCCGTCAAGCCGATGTCAACAAGAAGGCCGCTGGTCTTGCCGATAAGCTAGCTTCGGGTATGCTCGAGGCTGAGTtgggtgacgacgagccgcccaCTCTGAAACTCGGCGATGCCTCCGTTGCCGCCCCTTTCACGTCAAAGCTCCGCGATGTCATGGCTATTCCCAACATCATTCGCCAGGGCCGTTGCACCCTGGTGGCGACGATTCAGATGTACAAGATTCTGGCTCTTAACTGCCTCATCAGTGCCTACTCGCTCTCTGTCCTGTAcctcgagggcatcaagtTCGGAGACACCCAGTACACTATCAGCGGCATGCTCATGTCGGTCTGCTTCTTAAGTATTTCGCGCGCTCGCGTGGTCGAAGGCTTGAGCAAGGAGCGCCCCCAGCCCAACATTTTCAATGTGTACATCATCGGCTCCATCTTGGGCCAGTTCGCAGTGCACATTGTTACGCTCATTTACATCTCCCGGCTTTGCGACAAGATTGAGCC TCGCTCCACCGACGGTCTTGACCTCGAGGCTGAGTTTGAGCCGTCGCTGCTCAACTCGGCCATCTACCTCCTGCAGCTGATCCAGCAGGTGTCCACTTTCGCCATTAACTACCAGGGCCGACCGTTCCGCGAAGCCTTATCAGAGAACAAGGCTATGTTCTACGGCATCGTCGGTGTCTCGGGTCTCGCCTTCGTGtgcgccctcgagctcatcCCCGAGATCAACGAGGGCATGAAGCTCGTTCCCTTCACCGAAGAATTCAAGTTCAAGATGGCGGCTTCCATGATCATCGACTACGGGCTTTGCTTCGTCATCGAAAAGGGCCTCAAATGGGGGTTCAGTGACTACCGCCCACGTGACATCGCCGACCGTCGgcccgagcagctcgagcgggaggcggcacGCAAGGCCGTCATTGCACAGCAgaaggcggacgaggaggagaggcagCGCCTTGAGAAAGTGGCTGACTTTGAGCGtcaggtcgaggagcgcaagaGGAAGCTACGTGAGTGGCGAGAGGGCCGGGCACGAGCGTAG
- the MDH1 gene encoding Malate dehydrogenase (COG:C~EggNog:ENOG503NWAG) — MLASKIQRRAFSASARDLSKVAVLGAAGGIGQPLSLLLKMNTRVTDLALYDIRLGPGVAADVSHVNTKSTVKGYDPTPSGLAACLKGSDIVLIPAGVPRKPGMTRDDLFNTNASIVRDLAKAVAESAPKAKVLVIANPVNSTVPICAEVFKAKGVYNPKTLFGVTTLDVVRASRFVSEIKNTDPKDENITVVGGHSGVTIVPLFSQSNHPDLSSNAELVKRVQFGGDEVVKAKDGAGSATLSMAMAGARMADSLLRAADGEKGVVEPTFVDSPLYKDQGIDFFSSKVELGPNGVEKILPIGKVDANEEKLIEACLGDLKKNIEKGVSFVAQNPGN, encoded by the exons ggtcgccgtcctcggcgccgctggcggcatTGGCCAacccctctccctcctcctcaagaTGAACACCCGCGTCACCGACCTGGCTCTGTACGACATCCGTCTCGGCCCTG GTGTGGCCGCCGATGTCTCTCACGTCAACACCAAGTCCACCGTCAAGGGCTACGACCCCACGCCCAgtggcctcgccgcctgccttAAGGGCTCCGACATCGTCCTCATCCCCGCCGGTGTCCCCCGCAAGCCTGGCATGACCCGTGACGACCTCTTCAACACCAACGCCTCCATCGTCCGCGATCTCGCCAAGGCCGTTGCCGAGTCTGcccccaaggccaaggtctTGGTCATCGCGAACCCCGTCAACTCTACCGTTCCTATCTGCGCCGAGGTCTTCAAGGCCAAGGGTGTCTACAACCCCAAGACCCTCTTCGGTGTCACCACTCTCGATGTTGTCCGCGCCAGCCGCTTCGTCTCCGAGATCAAGAACACTGATCCCAAGGACGAGAACATcaccgtcgttggcggcCACTCCGGCGTCACCATCGTCCCTCTCTTCAGCCAGAGCAACCACCCCGACCTGAGCTCCAACGCCGAGCTTGTCAAGCGTGTCCAGttcggcggtgacgaggtcgtcaaggccaaggatgGTGCCGGCTCTGCCACCCtctccatggccatggccggtGCCCGCATGGCCGACTCcctgctccgcgccgccgacggcgagaagggcgtcgtcgagcccacCTTTGTGGACTCGCCCCTGTACAAGGACCAGGGCATCGACTTCTTCAGCAGCAAGGTTGAGCTCGGCCCCAACGGTGTCGAGAAGATCCTGCCGATTGGCAAGGTCGACGCCaacgaggagaagctcatcgaggcCTGCCTGGGCGACCTCAAGAAGAACATCGAGAAGGGCGTTTCCTTCGTTGCCCAGAACCCCGGCAACTAA
- a CDS encoding uncharacterized protein (TransMembrane:1 (o23-42i)), with protein sequence MRVTSLKEAGLFPNLRRVTFETLFSQTLSLESAAVLLLLSMAPSLTHLRFRQAVGNANDYPDSDGTVEFQPPILWNLRVLELASSAFMKSEWLHLIKLIAHCPSLESFHFDANGYDDDVGSRRQAHLPPRHFLVALKFVRKTLRHLHLCFANAAFASDETQTIGAELLAFENLETLELDVASFTSPRGDPLEDDATCLSRILPASIRRLRLIMLSTKRSQVQSQILDLAKAAGAGRFASLRRVELHVPWRDTSGPDDEGFIERTGWKMEQLVDARNELAKAGITLTCITALPAFGLW encoded by the coding sequence ATGCGAGTAACGTCGCTGAAGGAGGCGGGTCTGTTCCCTAATCTTCGGCGCGTCACTTTCGAAACCCTCTTCTCCCAAACACTCAGTCTGGAGTCGGCGGCAGTCTTGCTTTTGCTGAGCATGGCCCCCTCACTGACACATCTACGATTTCGTCAGGCTGTGGGAAACGCGAATGACTACCCCGACTCGGATGGAACGGTTGAGTTTCAACCCCCCATCCTGTGGAACTTGCGCGTTCTTGAGCTGGCTAGCAGTGCATTCATGAAGAGCGAATGGCTGCATCTCATCAAGCTGATTGCGCACTGCCCAAGCCTTGAATCTTTTCACTTTGACGCGAATGGATatgacgatgatgtcggcTCTCGCCGGCAAGCGCATCTGCCTCCTCGGCACTTTCTAGTTGCTCTTAAATTTGTTCGCAAGACACTGCGGCACCTTCACCTCTGCTTTGCCAACGCTGCCTTCGCTTCGGATGAGACGCAAACAATCGGCGCCGAGCTACTTGCATTTGAAAATTTGGAGACTCTGGAGCTGGACGTTGCATCGTTTACTTCCCCTCGTGGAGACCCTCTCGAAGACGATGCAACTTGCTTGTCTCGGATCCTCCCGGCCAGTATACGTCGCCTGCGCTTGATTATGCTTAGCACGAAGCGCTCACAGGTTCAGTCGCAAATTCTGGACCTCGCCaaggctgctggcgctggaagATTCGCCTCATTACGCCGGGTAGAGCTCCATGTGCCGTGGAGGGACACTTCCGGACCCGATGATGAAGGCTTCATTGAGAGAACTGGATGGAAAATGGAGCAGTTGGTTGATGCTAGAAATGAGCTTGCGAAAGCTGGAATCACCTTGACATGCATTACTGCATTGCCAGCATTTGGCCTGTGGTAG